A stretch of the Papaver somniferum cultivar HN1 chromosome 6, ASM357369v1, whole genome shotgun sequence genome encodes the following:
- the LOC113286722 gene encoding glucan 1,3-beta-glucosidase-like — protein sequence MESVSCKWLLLSILFLSWAHSALSVDGLSNGDTKVKGVNLGGWLVIEGFITPSLFNNIVRADMLDGAKVRFKSLKSYKYVSAKDGGGSSVAIDQTKADTWETFRLWRISATEYQFRTYDGHFLSCDGKGAPVTAKSSYPPSSTETFTVDRSDHDKVRIRHSSGSYLQASPGNVLKADYIGIPGWDDGNAAIFEMTFDGSNMRGDYQLSNGYGYQEAKKVLDEHRSSFITEQDFQFLSSQGINTVRIPVGWWIKDDSNPEPPYIGGSAAYLQMAFEWAEKYNIKCIIGLHASRGSQNGMEHSASRDGTIDWHKYNDNVQESLKAIDFLASNYGKHPALLGIELLNEPIVPQNSLYEVLIPYYSKGYKIVRKYSDRAYVLISQRINARNLYEIYDANELKNLPKLVVDFHFYNLYIELFWNKSPSENIQYIKNERRRDVESLNARNGPLVFVGEWVNTFGRGDPGTRMELQDYSKAQLEVYGSASFGWAYWTLKHETAPRWDFKKNIKNKIMQLQ from the exons ATGGAATCTGTTTCTTGCAAATGGCTTCTACTTTCAATTCTTTTCCTCTCTTGGGCACACTCCG CTTTATCTGTGGATGGGTTAAGTAATGGTGATACTAAAGTAAAAGGTGTGAACTTAGGTGGATGGTTGGTTATTGAAGGATTCATCACGCCTTCACTATTTAATAACATTGTCCGAGCAGATATGCTT GATGGAGCAAAGGTTCGGTTCAAATCTCTGAAATCGTACAAGTATGTAAGTGCGAAGGATGGAGGAGGTTCAAGTGTTGCCATCGACCAAACCAAAGCTGATACTTGGGAAACCTTCAGA TTATGGCGAATATCTGCGACGGAATATCAGTTTCGGACCTATGATGGACATTTTTTATCCTGTGATGGAAAAGGGGCCCCTGTCACCGCAAAATCAAGTTACCCGCCTTCATCAACAGAAACATTTACTGTTGATAGATCTGACCATGATAAAGTTCGTATTAGACATTCTAGCGGTTCATATCTGCAG GCGTCTCCTGGAAATGTGCTCAAGGCAGACTATATTGGGATCCCAGGATGGGATGACGGTAATGCAGCCATATTTGAAATGACCTTTGATGGTAGTAATATGCGAGGAGACTACCAACTCAGCAATGGGTATGGATATCAAGAGGCGAAAAAAGTGCTCGAT GAGCACAGAAGCAGCTTCATTACAGAGCAAgactttcagtttcttagtagCCAAGGTATAAACACAGTAAGAATTCCTGTTGGGTGGTGGATTAAAGATGATTCCAATCCAGAACCTCCTTATATTGGGGGAAGCGCGGCATATTTACAGATGGCATTCGAATGGGCAGA GAAGTATAACATAAAATGCATAATCGGTCTTCATGCATCCCGGGGTTCCCAAAATGGGATGGAGCACAGCGCTAGTCGAGATGGTACTATTGATTGGCATAAATACAATGACAACGTCCAGGAAAGCCTTAAAGCTATAGATTTCCTAGCTTCCAA TTACGGAAAGCATCCTGCTCTGTTGGGGATTGAACTATTGAATGAACCAATTGTTCCTCAAAATTCTCTATATGAGGTCTTAATACCGTACTACTCAAAAGGATATAAAATTGTGCGGAAGTATTCAGATAGAGCTTATGTACTAATAAGTCAGAGGATCAACGCTCGTAACTTATATGAAATTTACGATGCCAATGAACTTAAGAATTTACCAAAGCTCGTGGTGGATTTTCACTTCTACAATCTCTATATTGAACTCTTCTGGAATAAGAGCCCGTCGGAGAATATTCAGTACATAAAAAACGAAAGGAGGCGTGACGTGGAATCCCTAAACGCTCGTAATGGACCACTAGTATTTGTTG GGGAATGGGTGAACACATTTGGCAGAGGAGATCCCGGGACTCGCATGGAACTCCAAGACTACAGTAAGGCACAGTTAGAAGTGTATGGTTCAGCTTCGTTTGGATGGGCATATTGGACACTGAAGCATGAAACAGCGCCTCGGTGGGATTTCAAGAAAAACATCAAGAACAAAATCATGCAGTTACAGTAG